One region of Streptomyces leeuwenhoekii genomic DNA includes:
- a CDS encoding MDR family MFS transporter → MTNRQILQAMSGLMAGMFVAILAGTVVSNALPRIIADLGASQSSYTWVVTAELLAMTATVPLWGKLSDLYNKKLLLQLSLCMFVVGSLLAGFSHGVELLIFSRVVQGIGAGGLTALAQVVMASVIPPRRLGKYAGIFGAVFAVGTVAGPLVGGVLVDTSWLGWRWCFFIGVPFALLAIVLLQRTLHLPTVRREVKIDYLGALLIVTGVCALLIWVTLAGNQFDWASWQTAVLTIGGVLLLVAAVFVEARTPEPVIPLGIFRNRTVSLTTVASLLVGVAMFGGTVFLSQYFQVSLGKSPTVAGLMSLPMILGLLVSSTVAGQIISKTGKWKKYLVAGAVVMTVGLGLLSTIDAETHFALLSLFMAVLGVGVGMLMQNLVLAAQNDVPAAELGAATSVLSFFRSMGGTIGTSVLGAILANRVADEMAKGLKESGIAGAAGGGSGGGESGVPDMTTLPAPMRSIVEHAYGVATADLFLIATPFALLALIAVVFLKEKPLKTTSGMERLAEESAGAAGDGVPAGVADPARPGRAASTADSGPAAPVG, encoded by the coding sequence ATGACCAACCGGCAGATACTCCAGGCCATGTCCGGCCTGATGGCCGGCATGTTCGTCGCGATCCTCGCGGGCACCGTCGTGTCCAACGCACTGCCCCGGATCATCGCCGACCTCGGTGCCAGCCAGTCGTCCTACACCTGGGTCGTCACGGCGGAACTGCTGGCCATGACCGCGACGGTGCCCCTGTGGGGCAAGCTGTCCGACCTCTACAACAAGAAGCTGCTCCTGCAGCTCTCCCTGTGCATGTTCGTCGTCGGCTCGCTGCTGGCCGGCTTCTCCCACGGCGTCGAGCTGCTGATCTTCAGCCGCGTCGTCCAGGGCATCGGCGCGGGCGGTCTGACGGCCCTCGCCCAGGTCGTCATGGCCTCCGTGATCCCGCCGCGCAGGCTCGGCAAGTACGCCGGCATCTTCGGTGCCGTCTTCGCCGTCGGCACCGTGGCCGGTCCGCTGGTCGGCGGCGTGCTGGTCGACACCTCCTGGCTGGGCTGGCGCTGGTGCTTCTTCATCGGCGTGCCCTTCGCCCTGCTGGCCATCGTGCTGCTGCAGCGCACGCTGCACCTGCCCACCGTCCGGCGCGAGGTGAAGATCGACTATCTGGGCGCGCTGCTCATCGTGACGGGCGTCTGCGCCCTGCTCATCTGGGTCACGCTCGCCGGCAACCAGTTCGACTGGGCGTCCTGGCAGACCGCCGTGCTGACGATCGGCGGCGTCCTGCTGCTCGTCGCCGCGGTCTTCGTCGAGGCGCGGACGCCTGAGCCGGTCATCCCGCTCGGCATCTTCCGCAACCGCACGGTGAGCCTGACGACCGTCGCCAGCCTTCTGGTCGGCGTGGCCATGTTCGGCGGAACCGTCTTCCTCTCGCAGTACTTCCAGGTCTCCCTGGGCAAGTCCCCGACGGTGGCCGGACTGATGAGTCTGCCGATGATCCTGGGCCTGCTGGTCTCCTCCACCGTCGCCGGCCAGATCATCAGCAAGACCGGCAAGTGGAAGAAGTACCTGGTGGCCGGCGCGGTCGTGATGACCGTGGGCCTCGGGCTGCTGTCCACGATCGACGCGGAGACGCACTTCGCCCTGCTCAGCCTGTTCATGGCGGTGCTCGGCGTCGGCGTCGGCATGCTGATGCAGAATCTGGTACTGGCCGCCCAGAACGACGTCCCCGCCGCCGAACTGGGCGCGGCGACCTCCGTGCTGTCCTTCTTCCGCAGCATGGGCGGCACCATCGGCACCAGTGTCCTCGGCGCGATCCTCGCCAACCGGGTCGCCGACGAGATGGCCAAGGGCCTGAAGGAGTCCGGCATCGCCGGTGCGGCCGGCGGCGGTTCGGGCGGCGGCGAGTCCGGCGTGCCGGACATGACCACGCTGCCCGCCCCGATGCGGTCGATCGTCGAGCACGCCTACGGGGTGGCCACGGCCGACCTGTTCCTCATCGCCACGCCGTTCGCCCTGCTGGCGCTGATCGCCGTGGTGTTCCTCAAGGAGAAGCCGCTGAAGACCACCAGCGGCATGGAGCGCCTCGCCGAGGAGTCCGCCGGGGCCGCCGGTGACGGCGTGCCGGCCGGAGTGGCGGACCCGGC
- a CDS encoding MFS transporter has product MRSVTSSRTPAPAGSRGRGAWTVALCWITVMLEGYDLVVLGAIIPTLLKTHHLGMTAGDATTIATLSLVGVAIGAVCVGPLADRLGRRLLLIGSVVVFSLFTILVPLAGSVTMFAVLRLLAGLGLGACMPVSLTMMAEHMPASRRARASTLTMTGYHTGAVITSLLALQVTDDWEILFYVLGVAGFAVAVIQWFRLPESEAFVQARQSTGVPRVPFTELLKPAYLRAGIGIWVASFMGLLLVYGLNTWLPKLMNDAGYPVPTAVTQLLVLNVGGVVGLVLGGFVADRRGIKGTTLGWFGVSVVMLACLSVKMDSDLLLNTVVFLTGVFVFSAQVLVYAYVTNFYPAAVRGTALGSASGIGRIGSIVGPSITGALVTAGIGHPWGFYFFAAIAVLAFLAVLTLPRRAGAEEAPSAPDAPEAPAEGAAATA; this is encoded by the coding sequence ATGAGATCCGTCACCTCCTCCAGAACGCCGGCACCGGCCGGCAGCCGCGGACGCGGCGCCTGGACCGTGGCCCTGTGCTGGATCACCGTCATGCTCGAGGGGTACGACCTCGTCGTCCTCGGCGCCATCATCCCGACTCTGCTCAAGACGCATCACCTCGGTATGACCGCGGGTGACGCGACCACCATCGCGACCCTCTCCCTGGTGGGCGTGGCCATCGGCGCGGTCTGCGTCGGCCCGCTGGCCGACCGCCTTGGACGGCGTCTGCTGCTCATCGGCTCCGTGGTGGTGTTCTCCCTGTTCACCATCCTGGTGCCGCTGGCCGGTTCGGTCACGATGTTCGCGGTGCTCCGCCTCCTCGCCGGTCTGGGCCTGGGCGCCTGCATGCCGGTGTCGCTGACGATGATGGCGGAGCACATGCCGGCCAGCCGTCGCGCCCGGGCCAGCACGCTCACGATGACCGGCTATCACACCGGTGCCGTGATCACCTCCCTGCTGGCCCTCCAGGTGACGGACGACTGGGAGATCCTCTTCTACGTCCTCGGCGTCGCGGGTTTCGCCGTCGCCGTGATCCAGTGGTTCCGGCTGCCCGAGTCGGAGGCGTTCGTCCAGGCCCGGCAGTCCACGGGTGTGCCGCGGGTCCCGTTCACCGAGCTGCTCAAGCCCGCCTACCTGCGCGCGGGCATCGGGATCTGGGTGGCCTCCTTCATGGGCCTGCTGCTGGTGTACGGCCTCAACACCTGGCTGCCGAAGCTGATGAACGACGCCGGCTATCCCGTCCCCACGGCCGTCACCCAGCTGCTGGTGCTCAACGTCGGCGGTGTCGTCGGCCTGGTCCTCGGCGGCTTCGTCGCCGACCGGCGGGGCATCAAGGGCACCACGCTCGGCTGGTTCGGGGTCTCCGTGGTGATGCTGGCCTGCCTGAGCGTCAAGATGGACAGCGACCTGCTGCTCAACACGGTCGTCTTCCTCACCGGTGTGTTCGTCTTCTCGGCGCAGGTGCTGGTCTACGCCTACGTGACGAACTTCTACCCGGCCGCCGTTCGCGGCACCGCGCTGGGCTCGGCCTCGGGCATCGGCCGGATCGGTTCCATCGTCGGCCCCTCCATCACCGGGGCCCTGGTCACCGCGGGCATCGGCCACCCGTGGGGCTTCTACTTCTTCGCCGCCATCGCGGTGCTGGCCTTCCTGGCCGTGCTGACCCTGCCGCGACGGGCCGGGGCCGAGGAGGCGCCGAGCGCACCGGACGCGCCCGAGGCGCCGGCGGAGGGCGCCGCGGCGACGGCCTGA
- a CDS encoding benzaldehyde dehydrogenase: protein MTLLDSAVWGKRFFSDGWRDSTVEHPVVEPATGDRLGTVGLATAEDVGRAAARAAEAQRAWAATSPQERAAVLRRAGELFTEHAAEIEDWLIREAGSVRAKAGFEARLAVGECFECAALPTHPQGEVLTSEEARWSLARRRPAGVVSVIAPFNFPLILGLRSVAPALALGNAVLLKPDPRTAVSGGVVIARVFEEAGLPAGVLHLLPGDGSVGQAVVEAPEVRVVSFTGSTPVGRAIGERAGRLLKRAHLELGGNNALVVLPGADVHKAASAGAFGSYLHQGQICMTTGRHIVHESLLEAYTAALAAKAEALPVGDPAREDVALGPIIDRRQLERVHRIVTDSVAAGATVAAGGEIVGAGYRATVLTGLTTGMPAWREEIFGPVAPVIGFSTLEEAARIVNDCEYGLSVGILGDVGTAMKLADRIDSGKVHINEQTVSDEPNAPFGGVKDSGTGSRFGGAAANVEAFTETQWLTVRPDIADYPF, encoded by the coding sequence ATGACACTCCTGGACAGCGCCGTCTGGGGCAAGAGGTTCTTCAGCGACGGCTGGCGGGACTCCACCGTCGAGCACCCGGTGGTCGAACCGGCCACCGGGGACCGGCTCGGCACGGTGGGCCTGGCGACCGCCGAGGACGTGGGCCGCGCGGCGGCCCGCGCCGCCGAGGCGCAGCGCGCGTGGGCGGCGACCTCCCCGCAGGAGCGGGCCGCCGTCCTGCGGCGGGCCGGGGAGCTGTTCACCGAGCACGCCGCGGAGATCGAGGACTGGCTGATCAGGGAGGCCGGCTCCGTCCGGGCCAAGGCCGGTTTCGAGGCACGGCTCGCGGTGGGCGAGTGCTTCGAGTGCGCGGCACTGCCCACGCACCCCCAGGGCGAGGTGCTGACCTCCGAGGAGGCCCGCTGGTCGCTGGCGCGCCGCCGCCCGGCCGGCGTGGTGAGCGTGATCGCTCCCTTCAACTTCCCCCTCATCCTCGGCCTGCGTTCGGTGGCGCCCGCGCTCGCGCTCGGCAACGCCGTGCTGCTCAAGCCGGATCCGCGCACCGCGGTCAGTGGTGGCGTGGTCATCGCGCGGGTCTTCGAGGAGGCCGGGCTGCCGGCGGGTGTGCTCCATCTGCTGCCGGGCGACGGCTCGGTGGGGCAGGCCGTGGTGGAGGCCCCCGAGGTGCGGGTCGTCTCCTTCACCGGGTCCACGCCGGTCGGCCGGGCCATCGGCGAGCGGGCCGGGCGGCTGCTGAAGCGGGCCCACCTCGAACTGGGCGGCAACAACGCGCTGGTGGTTCTCCCCGGCGCCGATGTGCACAAGGCGGCCTCCGCGGGCGCGTTCGGCTCGTATCTGCACCAGGGTCAGATATGCATGACCACCGGCCGTCACATCGTGCACGAGTCGCTGCTCGAGGCGTACACGGCCGCGCTCGCCGCGAAGGCCGAGGCGCTGCCGGTCGGTGACCCGGCCCGTGAGGACGTGGCGCTCGGCCCGATCATCGACCGCCGCCAACTGGAGCGGGTGCACCGCATCGTCACCGACAGCGTGGCCGCGGGGGCGACCGTCGCCGCGGGCGGCGAGATCGTCGGCGCCGGTTACCGGGCGACCGTGCTGACCGGGCTGACGACCGGCATGCCGGCGTGGCGGGAGGAGATCTTCGGCCCCGTCGCGCCCGTCATCGGCTTCTCGACGCTGGAGGAGGCCGCGCGCATCGTCAACGACTGCGAGTACGGGCTGTCGGTCGGCATCCTCGGGGACGTCGGTACGGCGATGAAGCTGGCCGACCGGATCGACTCCGGCAAGGTCCACATCAACGAGCAGACGGTCAGCGACGAGCCCAACGCGCCCTTCGGAGGTGTCAAGGACTCCGGTACCGGCTCCCGTTTCGGCGGTGCCGCCGCCAACGTGGAGGCGTTCACCGAGACGCAGTGGCTCACCGTCCGCCCCGACATCGCCGACTACCCGTTCTGA
- a CDS encoding TetR family transcriptional regulator, producing the protein MQLMSGRNAAGGGLRERKKRATRAALAEAAVRLAAEHGVEKVTVEAISAAAGVSVRTFFNYFDTRDDAFVAVDSDAHVRIRRSVLDAPAALSPLDAVREAIRTELAEAEQRHELWRLHAEVLRAAPHLLVRRISAHMADETELAEAVAERIRARSGAPARRSASAAASAASATEEERRAALDLYPRLLAAVATTAVRVSLEHWCARQDELSFPDVFQEAFSLLAAGLPAPPVR; encoded by the coding sequence ATGCAACTTATGTCGGGGAGGAATGCCGCCGGTGGCGGTCTGCGCGAGCGGAAGAAGCGGGCGACGCGTGCCGCGCTGGCCGAGGCCGCCGTACGCCTGGCGGCGGAGCACGGAGTGGAGAAGGTCACCGTCGAGGCCATCAGCGCCGCGGCGGGAGTGTCGGTGAGGACGTTCTTCAACTACTTCGACACCCGCGACGACGCCTTCGTCGCGGTCGATTCCGACGCCCATGTCCGCATCCGCCGGTCCGTGCTCGACGCCCCCGCCGCCCTCTCGCCCCTGGACGCCGTACGCGAGGCCATCCGGACCGAGCTGGCCGAAGCGGAGCAGCGGCACGAGCTGTGGCGGCTGCACGCCGAAGTATTGCGCGCCGCTCCCCATCTGCTGGTCCGCAGGATCAGTGCGCACATGGCGGACGAGACGGAACTGGCCGAGGCCGTCGCCGAACGCATCCGGGCCCGTTCCGGCGCCCCGGCGAGGCGGTCCGCGTCCGCCGCGGCCTCGGCGGCCTCGGCGACCGAAGAGGAACGGCGCGCGGCACTGGACCTCTACCCCCGGCTGCTGGCCGCGGTCGCGACCACCGCGGTCCGCGTCAGCCTGGAGCACTGGTGCGCCCGCCAGGACGAACTCTCCTTCCCCGACGTGTTCCAGGAGGCCTTCTCCCTCCTGGCCGCCGGACTGCCCGCACCACCCGTGCGGTGA
- a CDS encoding LysR family transcriptional regulator, whose product MGTFDLNLARVFVLLYETGSVTATAETLHVTQPTVSYSLAKLRRHFGDDLFRRTGRGLTPTAGARRLYEPLQRALAEIDGTIRQADDFDPHTMAGRFTIALSDLGEATLLPRLLAAARERAPRVSFTVRPLDVDDAERQLRRGELDAFVATPVLTSHRTVRIPLFHERYVAMVAADHPRVRGESVTLAQLETEHHATVFGPSGHVVPRAVLATHGLLDRVVVDATRFSMLPYLLEHTDLITIVPEYVGEVLTASRRLRLVRLPFETEPIEVALYARHESSRSPSQRWLVQFMAEVLGTRVSPSQLPPSAGHLPQTAL is encoded by the coding sequence ATGGGGACCTTCGACCTCAATCTCGCCCGCGTCTTCGTGCTGCTGTACGAGACCGGCAGTGTCACGGCCACCGCGGAGACGCTTCACGTCACCCAGCCCACGGTCAGCTACAGCCTGGCCAAGCTGCGCCGTCACTTCGGTGACGACCTGTTCCGGCGCACCGGGCGCGGACTGACGCCCACCGCCGGGGCCCGCCGGCTGTACGAGCCGCTCCAGCGCGCCCTGGCGGAGATCGACGGGACGATCCGGCAGGCCGACGACTTCGACCCGCACACCATGGCGGGCCGGTTCACCATCGCCCTGTCCGACCTCGGCGAGGCGACCCTCCTGCCACGCCTCCTGGCGGCGGCCCGCGAGCGCGCGCCCAGGGTGTCGTTCACCGTCCGGCCGCTGGACGTGGACGACGCCGAGCGGCAACTCCGCCGCGGTGAGCTCGACGCGTTCGTCGCCACCCCGGTGCTCACCTCCCACCGGACCGTGCGCATCCCGCTGTTCCACGAGCGCTACGTCGCCATGGTCGCCGCCGACCACCCCCGGGTCCGGGGCGAGTCGGTCACCCTGGCGCAACTGGAGACCGAGCACCACGCGACCGTCTTCGGCCCCAGCGGCCATGTGGTGCCGCGGGCCGTGCTGGCGACGCACGGTCTGCTGGACCGCGTGGTCGTCGACGCGACCCGCTTCTCGATGCTGCCCTACCTGCTGGAGCACACCGACCTGATCACCATCGTCCCCGAGTACGTCGGGGAGGTCCTCACCGCCTCCCGGCGCCTGCGCCTGGTGCGGCTGCCGTTCGAGACCGAGCCGATCGAGGTGGCTCTCTACGCCCGGCACGAGTCCTCGCGCAGTCCCTCGCAGCGGTGGCTGGTCCAGTTCATGGCCGAGGTGCTGGGCACCCGGGTGAGCCCCTCCCAACTTCCCCCGTCCGCCGGTCACTTGCCGCAGACGGCCCTCTGA
- the mdlC gene encoding benzoylformate decarboxylase, translated as MPSVRRLSHEFLERQGLTTFFGNPGSNELPFLADLPDGFRYVLGLHEGAVLGMADGYAQATGRPVLVNLHAASGSGNAMGALTNAVASRTPLVIVAGQQVRSAVGPEANLANVDAPALMKPLVGWAAEPACAQDVPRALAQAVFEARLQRRPTYLSVPYDDWDAEAGANSLPVLDRRVQRASAPSAEQGRLLAEQVASARRPALVLGGDIDTAGLFDDAVRLAERLGGPVWAAPSLFRLPFPNRHPLFRGVLPAGIAPVSRALEGHDLVLVLGAPVFRYHEHLPGPYLPEGTRLIQVTDDASAAARAPMGEALVADPGAVIDLLMKMLDSPSTPVGAYRTAPEPPTAEGPRLHPEEVFAALRDEMPEDTAYVVESTSTNAAWWRQMDLRRPGSYYFPAAGGLGFGLPGAVGVAMAQPDRPVVGVIGDGSANYGITALWTAAQHRLPVTFVLLRNGTYGALRWFGGLLGVPDAPGLDIPGLDFTRIAEGYGVPARHVTGAGELRAALAERPDHPRLLQVDTELTTPS; from the coding sequence GTGCCGTCCGTGCGTCGCCTCTCCCACGAGTTCCTGGAGCGCCAGGGGCTCACCACCTTCTTCGGCAACCCCGGCTCCAACGAGCTGCCCTTCCTCGCCGACCTCCCCGACGGCTTCCGCTACGTCCTCGGGCTGCACGAAGGTGCCGTGCTCGGCATGGCGGACGGCTACGCGCAGGCGACCGGCCGCCCGGTGCTGGTCAATCTGCACGCCGCCTCGGGGTCCGGGAACGCGATGGGCGCGCTGACGAACGCCGTGGCCTCCCGGACCCCGCTGGTGATCGTCGCCGGGCAGCAGGTGCGGTCCGCCGTCGGCCCGGAGGCCAACCTGGCCAACGTCGACGCCCCGGCGCTGATGAAACCCCTGGTGGGCTGGGCCGCCGAGCCGGCCTGCGCGCAGGACGTGCCGCGCGCGCTGGCGCAGGCCGTCTTCGAGGCGCGGTTGCAGCGACGGCCGACCTACCTCTCCGTGCCGTACGACGACTGGGACGCCGAGGCCGGTGCCAACAGTCTCCCGGTGCTGGACCGGCGGGTGCAGCGTGCCTCGGCACCCTCCGCCGAGCAGGGCCGTCTGCTGGCCGAACAGGTCGCGTCCGCCCGGCGGCCCGCGCTGGTGCTCGGCGGCGACATCGACACGGCCGGTCTGTTCGACGACGCGGTCCGGCTGGCCGAGCGCCTGGGCGGGCCGGTGTGGGCGGCGCCCTCCCTGTTCCGGCTTCCCTTCCCCAACCGCCACCCGCTGTTCCGCGGCGTGCTGCCCGCCGGTATCGCGCCGGTCTCCCGGGCGCTGGAGGGCCACGACCTGGTGCTGGTGCTCGGGGCGCCCGTGTTCCGCTACCACGAGCACCTGCCCGGCCCTTATCTGCCCGAGGGCACCCGGCTGATCCAGGTGACGGACGACGCCTCCGCCGCCGCGCGGGCCCCGATGGGCGAGGCACTGGTCGCCGACCCCGGCGCGGTGATCGACCTGCTCATGAAGATGCTCGACTCCCCCTCCACCCCGGTGGGCGCCTACCGGACCGCGCCCGAGCCGCCCACCGCCGAAGGGCCCCGGCTGCACCCGGAAGAAGTCTTCGCAGCGTTGCGCGACGAGATGCCCGAGGACACCGCGTACGTCGTCGAGTCCACGTCGACCAATGCCGCCTGGTGGCGGCAGATGGACCTGCGCCGTCCGGGCTCCTACTACTTCCCGGCGGCCGGCGGCCTCGGGTTCGGGCTGCCCGGCGCGGTCGGGGTGGCCATGGCCCAGCCGGACCGGCCCGTCGTCGGCGTGATCGGGGACGGTTCGGCCAACTACGGCATCACCGCGCTGTGGACGGCGGCACAGCACCGGCTCCCGGTCACGTTCGTCCTGCTGCGCAACGGGACGTACGGGGCGCTGCGCTGGTTCGGCGGGCTGCTCGGCGTGCCGGACGCGCCCGGCCTGGACATCCCCGGGCTGGACTTCACCCGCATCGCGGAGGGCTACGGCGTCCCGGCCCGACACGTCACCGGGGCCGGGGAACTGCGCGCCGCCCTCGCCGAGCGGCCGGACCACCCCCGGCTGCTCCAGGTGGACACGGAGCTCACCACGCCCTCGTGA
- a CDS encoding GNAT family N-acetyltransferase translates to MPGKRILVLGPHELGPEDHKAWREIRADSGAPANPFLDPVFATAVGRVRPGARVAVLTEDGVPAGFFPYEKGRWGQGRAIGLGVSDSQGAVLRPGVGLDARRLLRACGLSSWEFDNLEAGQRLFVPHAVAELASPVVDLGDGFERYRERLREKSPGFLRQTLAKERRLARQVGEVRFVHGVRDPDALRALMRWKSAQYRRTGRRDRFAQEWITRLVDLLARSEDPECRGVLSVLYAGGRPVAAHFGLCSPTVLSWWFPAYDRAYGRYSPGLVLLLRMLEAAAAEGTGTVDLGSGPARYKDSFKTRDIPVHEGAVVRPGPGGAAYRLGREPARLARRFVRDRPRLADAAARTLAHLGRLRERGPLSAR, encoded by the coding sequence GTGCCTGGAAAGCGCATCCTCGTCCTCGGGCCGCACGAACTGGGCCCGGAGGACCACAAGGCGTGGAGGGAGATACGGGCGGATTCCGGGGCGCCGGCCAATCCGTTCCTCGATCCGGTGTTCGCCACGGCCGTCGGACGGGTCAGACCGGGGGCGCGGGTCGCGGTACTGACGGAGGACGGGGTCCCGGCCGGTTTCTTCCCCTACGAGAAGGGGCGGTGGGGACAGGGCCGGGCCATCGGACTGGGGGTGTCGGACAGTCAGGGCGCCGTGCTGCGCCCCGGCGTCGGCCTGGACGCGCGCAGACTGCTGCGGGCCTGCGGGCTGTCGTCCTGGGAGTTCGACAATCTGGAGGCCGGCCAGCGGCTGTTCGTGCCGCACGCCGTCGCCGAACTCGCCTCACCGGTCGTCGACCTCGGTGACGGGTTCGAGCGGTACCGGGAGCGGCTGCGGGAGAAGTCGCCGGGCTTTCTGCGGCAGACCCTGGCCAAGGAGCGCAGGCTCGCCCGCCAGGTCGGCGAGGTGCGGTTCGTGCACGGTGTCCGGGACCCGGACGCGCTGCGGGCGCTGATGCGGTGGAAGTCCGCGCAGTACCGGCGGACGGGCCGCCGGGACCGGTTCGCGCAGGAGTGGATCACCCGGCTCGTGGACCTGCTCGCCCGGAGCGAGGACCCCGAGTGCCGCGGTGTGCTGTCCGTGCTGTACGCCGGCGGCCGGCCGGTGGCCGCGCACTTCGGGCTGTGCTCGCCCACGGTGCTGTCCTGGTGGTTCCCGGCGTACGACCGTGCCTACGGCCGGTATTCGCCCGGGCTCGTGCTGCTGCTGCGCATGCTGGAGGCCGCGGCGGCCGAGGGGACCGGGACGGTGGATCTGGGCAGCGGGCCGGCCCGTTACAAGGACTCGTTCAAGACCCGGGACATCCCCGTCCACGAGGGTGCGGTGGTCCGCCCGGGGCCGGGCGGGGCGGCCTATCGGCTGGGGCGGGAACCGGCACGGCTCGCACGCCGCTTCGTACGCGACCGGCCCCGGCTGGCGGACGCCGCCGCGAGGACGCTGGCACACCTGGGGCGGTTGCGTGAACGCGGACCGCTGTCCGCCCGGTGA
- a CDS encoding helix-turn-helix transcriptional regulator: MAATRRTVDVLSAAVGLRRAAQHAARGTTGTDAVLAALSEVIDHDFASLAQWDPLRRRHLTLAGTYPDTATAYIENRLHDDPAFAAIRRSPDGVRWWRDVPVPERRVSPGIQEVLGPLGVRGGLAQCLFAADGRYVGVLNVSITRAHREPEALRAVMALLGEALGAVADPLTAPPPSGAPDGGACAVVLPPGREADPVPVSGRPLPGLASANAPLVRLVRRVAAGRPLPATVLVPYQRRLLELRVTRQGPALHAVCRPVARPAALSAREMDVLAELTRGRTNREIADRLCVAVRTVATHVEHILAKLDVPNRAAAAGRAAAWGLEPAP; encoded by the coding sequence ATGGCAGCGACACGCAGGACGGTGGACGTGCTGAGCGCGGCGGTGGGCCTGCGCCGGGCCGCGCAGCACGCCGCGCGCGGCACCACCGGCACCGACGCCGTCCTCGCGGCGCTGTCCGAGGTGATCGACCACGACTTCGCCTCGCTGGCGCAGTGGGACCCGCTGCGCCGCCGTCACCTCACCCTGGCCGGCACCTACCCGGACACCGCGACCGCGTACATCGAGAACCGGCTCCACGACGACCCGGCCTTCGCCGCCATCCGCCGCTCACCGGACGGCGTGCGCTGGTGGCGGGACGTGCCGGTGCCCGAGCGGCGGGTCTCCCCCGGCATCCAGGAGGTCCTCGGCCCCCTGGGTGTGCGGGGCGGCCTCGCCCAGTGCCTGTTCGCCGCGGACGGCAGGTACGTCGGGGTCCTCAACGTGAGCATCACACGGGCGCACCGCGAGCCGGAGGCCCTGCGCGCCGTGATGGCGTTGCTGGGCGAGGCCCTCGGCGCGGTGGCCGACCCGCTGACCGCTCCCCCGCCGTCCGGCGCACCGGACGGCGGGGCCTGTGCCGTGGTGCTGCCGCCGGGGAGGGAGGCGGACCCCGTTCCGGTGAGCGGGCGGCCCCTGCCCGGGCTGGCCTCGGCGAACGCGCCGCTGGTCCGGCTCGTCCGGCGGGTCGCCGCCGGGCGGCCGCTGCCCGCCACCGTCCTGGTGCCCTACCAGCGGCGGCTGCTCGAACTCCGGGTGACCCGCCAGGGCCCGGCGCTGCACGCGGTCTGCCGTCCGGTCGCCCGGCCCGCGGCGCTGTCCGCCCGCGAGATGGACGTCCTCGCGGAGCTCACCCGGGGCCGGACGAACCGGGAGATCGCCGACCGTCTGTGCGTCGCCGTCCGCACCGTCGCCACGCACGTCGAGCACATCCTCGCCAAGCTGGATGTCCCCAACCGGGCCGCCGCCGCGGGGCGAGCCGCCGCCTGGGGCCTGGAACCGGCGCCGTGA